From Pseudomonadota bacterium, the proteins below share one genomic window:
- a CDS encoding acyl-CoA/acyl-ACP dehydrogenase: protein MLRQSTLPSGIEPSSEREQIVKSVQAICDRFDDNFWLEKDQKGEFPSEFHAAMAESGWLGITMPQEYGGAGLGVTDAALMMHTVGQSGGVFAACSSIHINLFGPHAIIKYGTAEQKSRWISSLVSGQDKVAFGVTEPDAGLDTTHIKTRAIRRGSDYVISGTKVWMSTAQHANKMLLVTRTTPIEDCANATDGMTLFYVDLDRERVEVREIKKMGRGAVDSNLVFIDELVVPDADRIGEEGEGFRMLLDTLNPERILIAAEAIGVGRRALDKAVNYANERKVFGRFIGQNQSIQHPLAESWMALEAADLMVWRAAKLYDEQKPCGAEANAAKFLAADAAYEACDRAVRTHGGFGYAKEYHVERYLREIMIPRIAPVSRELIMCYIAEKVLGLPRSY, encoded by the coding sequence ATGTTGAGGCAGTCGACTCTTCCATCTGGAATTGAGCCGAGTTCTGAACGAGAACAAATTGTAAAGTCGGTACAGGCGATCTGTGATCGATTCGATGATAACTTTTGGTTAGAAAAAGATCAAAAGGGAGAATTCCCTTCAGAATTTCATGCGGCGATGGCGGAGTCTGGCTGGTTGGGCATTACTATGCCGCAAGAATATGGTGGAGCGGGGCTCGGGGTCACTGATGCGGCGCTGATGATGCACACGGTGGGTCAATCCGGAGGTGTTTTTGCGGCGTGCTCATCCATTCACATTAATTTGTTTGGGCCTCATGCAATCATTAAGTATGGAACAGCCGAACAAAAATCTCGCTGGATATCAAGCTTAGTTTCTGGTCAAGATAAGGTTGCGTTTGGCGTCACGGAACCTGATGCAGGATTGGATACGACGCACATTAAAACGCGCGCGATCCGACGTGGTTCCGATTACGTGATCAGTGGTACTAAAGTATGGATGTCGACAGCACAGCACGCCAATAAAATGCTGCTTGTCACGCGCACAACGCCGATCGAAGATTGCGCTAACGCGACAGATGGCATGACTTTGTTTTATGTCGACCTTGATCGAGAACGTGTTGAAGTGCGTGAGATAAAAAAAATGGGTCGAGGTGCGGTGGATTCAAATTTAGTTTTTATTGATGAACTCGTAGTGCCTGATGCCGATCGTATCGGTGAGGAGGGTGAAGGTTTTCGAATGTTATTGGACACCTTGAATCCTGAACGTATCCTTATTGCGGCTGAGGCAATTGGAGTGGGGCGCCGTGCCCTAGACAAGGCAGTGAACTATGCGAATGAACGCAAAGTATTTGGGCGCTTTATTGGCCAGAACCAAAGTATTCAGCATCCCTTAGCGGAGAGCTGGATGGCGCTAGAGGCGGCGGATCTGATGGTGTGGCGTGCGGCTAAACTTTATGATGAACAAAAACCTTGTGGTGCAGAAGCAAACGCTGCCAAGTTTCTTGCTGCTGATGCGGCTTATGAGGCTTGCGATCGGGCTGTGCGCACCCATGGTGGTTTTGGGTATGCAAAGGAATATCACGTGGAACGTTACCTGAGAGAAATTATGATTCCTCGTATCGCTCCCGTGAGTCGTGAGCTCATCATGTGTTACATCGCGGAGAAGGTACTCGGTTTGCCTAGATCTTATTAA
- a CDS encoding tyrosine-type recombinase/integrase: protein MPKIAKPLTAIEVKRLEGEGFHMVGTVAGLGLRISTSGARSWILRTQIKSRRTDMGLGAYPATTLARAHELARAAKHAIKDGRDPIDERRDEQSANEWNFQRCAESYIKKYRLTWKSNKHAQQWENTLATYAYPKIGKKPVRNITMGDVLSVIEPDWVTKTETMNRVRQRLEAVLAWAAVNGYRDKYNPAVWHNNIAKVLPKPKGTKAEPHPALKIKDVQAFGLALNAAEGEGAKCLHFLMLTACRSNEARGATWSEIDSAAAEWLIPAERMKADAAHRVPLSDAAVTLLKSLVKREGTDLIFVGNENKQLSDMTLAAVIKRMNKPQVVWADHKGKPIVPHGLRSTFATWAQEHTNYPTELREHALAHRVGNAVTQSYERGDQLEKRRAMMQDWARFVHRAPRDNVTSIRGAA from the coding sequence ATGCCAAAGATAGCAAAGCCGCTAACCGCGATTGAAGTCAAGCGACTCGAGGGTGAGGGCTTTCACATGGTCGGGACCGTCGCAGGGCTTGGGTTACGCATCAGCACGTCTGGTGCACGCTCTTGGATACTACGAACACAGATCAAGTCACGCCGCACCGACATGGGTTTAGGTGCATATCCAGCGACTACGCTTGCGCGTGCCCACGAATTGGCTAGAGCCGCCAAACACGCGATTAAAGACGGTAGAGATCCAATCGATGAGCGCCGCGATGAGCAGAGCGCTAACGAGTGGAACTTTCAGCGCTGCGCCGAGAGTTACATTAAGAAGTACCGGTTAACATGGAAAAGCAACAAGCACGCCCAGCAATGGGAAAACACACTCGCCACCTACGCTTATCCCAAGATCGGTAAAAAGCCCGTTCGTAACATCACGATGGGTGATGTCTTAAGTGTGATCGAACCTGACTGGGTAACCAAGACCGAAACAATGAACCGCGTGCGCCAACGACTCGAAGCGGTGCTGGCATGGGCTGCTGTGAATGGGTATCGCGATAAATACAATCCCGCCGTGTGGCACAACAATATAGCTAAGGTATTACCCAAACCCAAGGGCACTAAGGCTGAGCCTCACCCAGCGTTAAAGATTAAAGATGTACAAGCCTTTGGCTTAGCACTAAACGCTGCCGAGGGTGAGGGCGCTAAGTGTTTGCACTTTCTGATGCTCACCGCGTGTAGATCGAACGAGGCCAGAGGCGCCACATGGTCAGAGATTGATTCAGCGGCGGCAGAGTGGCTTATACCAGCCGAGCGCATGAAAGCCGATGCGGCGCACCGTGTGCCGTTATCAGACGCCGCCGTGACTCTTTTAAAGTCTTTAGTTAAGCGTGAAGGCACAGACCTAATATTTGTGGGTAACGAAAACAAGCAACTGTCAGACATGACATTGGCCGCCGTTATTAAGCGCATGAATAAGCCTCAGGTGGTCTGGGCTGATCACAAAGGCAAGCCGATTGTGCCGCATGGTTTACGTTCAACGTTCGCCACATGGGCGCAAGAGCACACAAACTACCCGACAGAGTTACGAGAGCACGCACTCGCGCACCGTGTGGGTAACGCTGTGACCCAAAGCTATGAGCGTGGCGATCAGCTAGAGAAGCGCCGCGCCATGATGCAAGACTGGGCAAGATTCGTGCACCGTGCGCCACGCGATAACGTCACGTCGATCAGGGGGGCAGCATGA